The following proteins are encoded in a genomic region of Bubalus kerabau isolate K-KA32 ecotype Philippines breed swamp buffalo chromosome 13, PCC_UOA_SB_1v2, whole genome shotgun sequence:
- the LOC129625610 gene encoding malignant T-cell-amplified sequence 1-like produces the protein MFKKFDEKENVSNCIQLKTSVIKGIKNQLMEQFPGIEPWLNQIMPKKDPVKIVRCHEHIEILTVNGELLFFRQREGPFYPTLRLLHKYPFILPRQQVDKGAIKFVLSGANIMCPGLTSPGARLFPAAVDTVVAIMAEGKQHALCVGVMKMSADEIEKVNKGIGIENIHYLNDGLWHMKTYK, from the coding sequence ATGTTCAAGAAatttgatgaaaaagaaaacGTGTCGAACTGTATCCAGTTGAAAACTTCCGTTATTAAGGGCATTAAGAACCAGTTGATGGAGCAGTTTCCCGGCATCGAACCGTGGCTGAACCAAATCATGCCAAAGAAGGATCCGGTCAAAATAGTGCGATGCCACGAGCACATAGAAATCCTCACGGTGAACGGGGAGCTGCTGTTCTTCAGGCAAAGGGAAGGGCCTTTCTACCCAACGCTGAGGTTGCTGCACAAGTATCCGTTCATCCTGCCCCGCCAGCAGGTGGACAAGGGAGCCATCAAGTTCGTGCTCAGCGGAGCCAACATCATGTGCCCAGGCCTGACCTCGCCGGGGGCCCGCCTCTTCCCCGCCGCAGTGGACACGGTGGTGGCGATCATGGCGGAGGGAAAGCAGCACGCTCTGTGCGTGGGCGTCATGAAGATGTCCGCGGACGAGATCGAGAAAGTCAACAAAGGAATCGGCATCGAGAACATCCATTACCTCAATGACGGGCTGTGGCACATGAAGACGTACAAGTGA